A genomic region of Candidatus Neomarinimicrobiota bacterium contains the following coding sequences:
- the dnaK gene encoding molecular chaperone DnaK, which yields MGKIIGIDLGTTNSCVAVVEGNKPRVLENSEGRRVTPSVVVFKKEGEIVVGDPAKRQIVTNPGRAVYSIKRFMGRQYDEVKREAEMVPYKVVKGPNGDARVEIEGRVYSPPEISAMILQKMRQTAEEKLGEKITDAVITVPAYFNDSQRQATKDAGRIAGLNVRRIINEPTAASLAYGLDKKKEGIVAVYDLGGGTFDISILELGDGVFEVKSTSGNTHLGGDDFDQRIIEWLVEEFKKKEGIDLTKDPMAMQRLKEAAERAKIELSSSMETEINLPYITASATGPIHLLEKLTRAKFESLIADLVESTKEPCYQALKDAGLKSEDITDVILVGGSTRIPMVQKLVKEIFGKEPSKEVNPDEAVAIGAAIQGAILAGEVHDVLLLDVTPLSLGIETLGGVTTVLIPRNTTIPTRKSEIFTTATDNQTTVEIHVLQGERPLAKDNKSIGRFYLDGIPPAPRGVPQIEVTFDIDANGILNVSAKDKATGKEQSIRIQTSSGLSEEEIQRMVKEAQEHEQEDKRKKEEVETRNQCDALIYQTEKNLKEYDNKLSAEEKSKINSALDELKKAMNTSDLKAMKDGMENLNRVWAEVSSKMYERIRAEGAGASTGAEAGASAGSSSGSASTKKETKGSDNVEDADFEIVDDDKK from the coding sequence ATGGGTAAAATAATTGGAATAGACCTTGGAACGACAAACTCATGTGTTGCCGTTGTTGAAGGAAATAAACCAAGGGTTTTGGAAAATTCTGAAGGAAGAAGGGTAACACCGTCTGTTGTTGTATTTAAAAAAGAAGGTGAAATAGTCGTTGGTGATCCTGCAAAAAGACAAATAGTGACAAATCCAGGCAGAGCTGTCTATTCTATAAAGAGATTTATGGGTAGACAATATGATGAGGTGAAAAGAGAAGCTGAAATGGTTCCTTACAAAGTTGTAAAAGGACCCAATGGAGATGCAAGGGTTGAGATAGAAGGTAGGGTTTATTCTCCACCAGAGATTAGTGCAATGATATTACAGAAAATGAGACAAACTGCTGAGGAAAAACTTGGTGAAAAGATAACAGATGCAGTGATAACTGTCCCTGCATATTTTAACGATTCACAGAGGCAGGCAACTAAGGATGCTGGTAGGATTGCGGGATTGAATGTACGTAGAATAATTAATGAACCAACAGCTGCTTCTCTTGCATACGGACTTGATAAGAAAAAAGAAGGTATTGTAGCAGTTTATGATTTGGGTGGAGGTACTTTTGATATATCAATTCTTGAACTGGGGGACGGAGTTTTTGAGGTTAAATCCACAAGTGGTAACACTCATCTTGGTGGTGATGATTTCGATCAAAGAATTATTGAATGGCTTGTTGAGGAATTTAAAAAGAAAGAGGGAATTGACCTGACAAAAGACCCAATGGCAATGCAGAGACTAAAAGAAGCTGCAGAGCGTGCAAAAATAGAGTTGTCTTCAAGTATGGAAACTGAGATAAACCTACCATATATAACTGCCAGTGCAACTGGGCCTATACATTTACTTGAAAAGTTGACCAGAGCAAAATTTGAATCACTGATAGCTGATCTTGTGGAGAGTACGAAGGAACCATGCTATCAGGCTTTGAAGGATGCAGGATTAAAATCTGAAGATATTACAGATGTAATTCTTGTTGGTGGATCAACAAGGATTCCAATGGTTCAGAAGCTAGTGAAGGAGATCTTCGGAAAAGAGCCAAGTAAAGAGGTTAATCCAGATGAAGCTGTGGCAATAGGTGCTGCTATCCAGGGAGCGATTCTGGCTGGTGAGGTTCATGATGTACTATTACTTGATGTTACTCCATTATCTCTTGGAATAGAGACATTGGGGGGAGTAACCACTGTACTAATACCAAGAAATACAACAATACCTACCAGAAAGAGCGAGATATTCACAACAGCTACGGACAATCAGACTACCGTTGAGATACATGTGCTTCAGGGAGAAAGACCACTTGCAAAGGATAATAAGAGTATAGGTAGATTTTATCTGGATGGTATACCACCTGCACCAAGAGGTGTACCACAGATCGAGGTAACATTCGATATTGATGCCAATGGTATATTGAATGTTTCTGCAAAAGATAAAGCTACTGGCAAGGAACAAAGTATCAGAATTCAGACATCTAGTGGTTTGTCTGAGGAAGAAATTCAAAGAATGGTGAAAGAAGCTCAGGAACATGAACAAGAAGATAAGAGAAAGAAAGAAGAAGTTGAAACAAGAAATCAATGTGATGCGCTTATATACCAGACCGAAAAGAACCTTAAGGAATATGATAATAAATTAAGTGCTGAAGAGAAAAGTAAGATCAATTCTGCTCTTGATGAATTAAAGAAGGCTATGAATACTTCCGATTTAAAGGCGATGAAGGATGGAATGGAGAATCTGAATAGAGTATGGGCTGAGGTGTCGAGTAAGATGTATGAGAGAATTAGAGCAGAAGGGGCAGGAGCATCTACTGGAGCTGAAGCAGGAGCATCCGCTGGTAGTTCTTCGGGTAGCGCATCCACAAAAAAGGAGACAAAAGGTAGCGATAATGTGGAAGACGCTGATTTTGAAATTGTAGATGATGATAAAAAGTAA